The proteins below are encoded in one region of Belonocnema kinseyi isolate 2016_QV_RU_SX_M_011 chromosome 3, B_treatae_v1, whole genome shotgun sequence:
- the LOC117170149 gene encoding protein fem-1 homolog B-like isoform X2: MQVVEKMISLCSYSKMVGQWSSDINALDNQRNTSLHVIGRYEKPISDFMTLQAVIMVLIEDGHGEYLRTHT, encoded by the exons atttcctTGTGCAGCTACAGCAAAATGGTTGGTCAGTGGAGTTCTGATATTAATGCATTGGACAATCAAAGAAATACATCACTTCATGTAATTGGTAGATATGAAAAACCAATAAG tgatttcaTGACTCTACAAGCAGTTATAATGGTATTGATAGAAGATGGACACGGTGAATATTTAAGGACACATACTTGA